One window from the genome of Nicotiana sylvestris chromosome 9, ASM39365v2, whole genome shotgun sequence encodes:
- the LOC104216506 gene encoding uncharacterized protein, whose amino-acid sequence MPGYAKFIKDLMTKKRLMKFETIKVTHQMIVIVHAMAPKLEDPDALMIPCTIGSADFDKALYDLWMNINLMHYLVFKTLGNGKLIPKSMRLQMADRTMKRPLGMIKDVLVRVDKFIFPADFVILDHEVDYEVLIILGRPFLAVVKALCDDEAEELTFPVGDEKVVFHVCKSMRKPNNNEVCSFVDLVNDVIVDDTSTTINVGDILEAILLNFDDDEMDGFMECVNSLQGMCLYNYHPENCLWI is encoded by the coding sequence ATGCCCGGTTATGCCAAGTTTATAAAAGATCTTATGACCAAGAAGAGGTTGATGAAGTTTGAAACTATCAAAGTCACTCATCAAATGATTGTAATTGTTCATGCTATGGCTCCTAAGTTGGAGGATCCCGATGCTCTGATGATTCCTTGTACTATTGGGAGTGCCGATTTTGATAAAGCTCTTTATGATCTTTGGATGAATATCAATTTGATGCATTATTTGGTGTTTAAAACATTGGGAAATGGGAAACTAATACCCAAAtctatgaggttgcaaatggccgACCGTACAATGAAGAGGCCGTTGGGAATGATTAAGGATGTTTTGGTCCGAGTTGATAAGTTCATTTTTCCAGCTGACTTTGTTATTCTAGATCATGAGGTTGATTATGAAGTGCTTATTATTCTTGGGAGGCCTTTCCTTGCTGTAGTTAAGGCTCTTTGTGATGACGAAGCTGAAGAACTCACTTTCCcggttggtgatgaaaaagtggtattCCATGTGTGCAAGTCTATGCGGAAACCAAATAACAATGAAGTGTGTTCTTTTGTGGACCTGGTCAAcgatgttattgttgatgataCAAGTACTACAATCAATGTTGGTGATATATTGGAAGCCATTttgctcaactttgatgatgatGAGATGGATGGATTCAtggaatgtgtgaactctttgcaaggaatgTGTTTGTATAACTATCACCccgaaaattgtctttggatctga